A genomic region of Glycine max cultivar Williams 82 chromosome 15, Glycine_max_v4.0, whole genome shotgun sequence contains the following coding sequences:
- the LOC100788178 gene encoding uncharacterized protein isoform X3, whose amino-acid sequence MADSDPPSLGRVKLTDLVPWNGLASDSYKISVSILSHSLAQFSAVIVQFPASDGAILRSGLESARMYFHQRETYPPADIINPAGLPDIFALFGKAARDILDAISYHLNIRSSPFVEIVDNVPLRNREISSSVLSVCCHARPSFQGPQHHNNITTTQEDGQMIMYPDHDHQVDKSLLSLVKSDRAGLHVRDSQGRWILVDGDLGPQEAIVFPGLALYQATAGYVNPALLKTEINMEANMYGRCSLAFKLLPKSMTNLDCSEMRAAGYGIEAQFQLPVPVDDFMQRSHPTDHLFNRPSLQCFNFQPTHDERRKQNPKSKPLPPSKRLRLEAQRVLKERVQDIADKKGIKLRFCNLKECESHIHSIDSPCANIRMEIGWPLGVPFVHPHDLPNKAKLGFLEAYEPGWTEAHQNSDRNQSPLTSNVWAA is encoded by the exons ATGGCAGATAGTGACCCTCCATCTTTAGGTCGTGTGAAGCTTACTGATTTAGTCCCTTGGAACGGGCTAGCATCTGATTCCTATAAAATATCAGTTTCAATTTTGTCACATTCTCTGGCTCAGTTTTCTGCAGTCATCGTTCAGTTTCCAGCAAGTGACGGGGCTATTCTGCGATCTGGTTTAGAATCTGCTCGCATGTATTTCCACCAAAGGGAAACGTATCCACCTGCAGATATAATCAATCCTG caGGGTTGCCAGACATATTTGCCTTATTTGGAAAAGCAGCAAGGGATATTCTGGATGCAATTAGCTACCATTTGAATATACGCAGCTCTCCGTTTGTAGAAATAGTGGATAATGTTCCACTGAGAAATAGGGAAATTTCATCTTCTGTTTTGTCTGTTTGTTGTCATGCAAGGCCATCATTTCAGGGGCCACAGCATCATAATAATATAACTACTACCCAAGAGGATGGCCAAATGATTATGTATCCTGACCATGATCACCAAGTTGATAAAAGCTTGCTATCGCTTGTTAAGTCCGATAGGGCTGGTTTACATGTAAGAGACTCTCAGGGCCGGTGGATTCTTGTGGACGGAGATCTGGGACCTCAGGAAGCTATTGTTTTTCCTGGGCTTGCTCTTTATCAAGCAACTGCAGGATATGTAAACCCTGCATTGCTCAAAACTGAGATTAATATGGAGGCTAATATGTATGGACGATGTTCTTTAGCCTTCAAACTTTTGCCTAAATCAATGACCAATTTGGATTGTTCAGAAATGCGAGCAGCAGGTTACGGAATTGAAGCTCAGTTTCAGCTTCCTGTCCCAGTGGATGATTTTATGCAAAGATCTCACCCAACAGATCATCTCTTTAACAGGCCTAGTTTGCAGTGCTTCAATTTCCAACCAACACATGATG AGAGAAGGAAGCAAAATCCCAAAAGCAAACCTTTGCCACCTTCCAAGAGGTTAAGGCTTGAGGCTCAAAGAGTTTTGAAAGAAAGGGTCCAGGATATTGCTGATAAGAAAGGCATCAAGCTGCGGTTCTGTAATCTCAAGGAATGTGAAAGTCACATTCACAGCATTGATAGCCCATGTGCAAATATACGAATGGAGATAGGGTGGCCACTTGGTGTTCCATTTGTCCATCCCCATGATTTACCTAACAAGGCAAAGCTGGGTTTTCTTGAAGCGTATGAACCTGGTTGGACAGAAGCCCATCAAAACTCAGACAG GAATCAGTCCCCCCTGACTTCCAACGTATGGGCAGCATAA
- the LOC100788178 gene encoding uncharacterized protein isoform X4: MADSDPPSLGRVKLTDLVPWNGLASDSYKISVSILSHSLAQFSAVIVQFPASDGAILRSGLESARMYFHQRETYPPADIINPGLPDIFALFGKAARDILDAISYHLNIRSSPFVEIVDNVPLRNREISSSVLSVCCHARPSFQGPQHHNNITTTQEDGQMIMYPDHDHQVDKSLLSLVKSDRAGLHVRDSQGRWILVDGDLGPQEAIVFPGLALYQATAGYVNPALLKTEINMEANMYGRCSLAFKLLPKSMTNLDCSEMRAAGYGIEAQFQLPVPVDDFMQRSHPTDHLFNRPSLQCFNFQPTHDERRKQNPKSKPLPPSKRLRLEAQRVLKERVQDIADKKGIKLRFCNLKECESHIHSIDSPCANIRMEIGWPLGVPFVHPHDLPNKAKLGFLEAYEPGWTEAHQNSDRNQSPLTSNVWAA, from the exons ATGGCAGATAGTGACCCTCCATCTTTAGGTCGTGTGAAGCTTACTGATTTAGTCCCTTGGAACGGGCTAGCATCTGATTCCTATAAAATATCAGTTTCAATTTTGTCACATTCTCTGGCTCAGTTTTCTGCAGTCATCGTTCAGTTTCCAGCAAGTGACGGGGCTATTCTGCGATCTGGTTTAGAATCTGCTCGCATGTATTTCCACCAAAGGGAAACGTATCCACCTGCAGATATAATCAATCCTG GGTTGCCAGACATATTTGCCTTATTTGGAAAAGCAGCAAGGGATATTCTGGATGCAATTAGCTACCATTTGAATATACGCAGCTCTCCGTTTGTAGAAATAGTGGATAATGTTCCACTGAGAAATAGGGAAATTTCATCTTCTGTTTTGTCTGTTTGTTGTCATGCAAGGCCATCATTTCAGGGGCCACAGCATCATAATAATATAACTACTACCCAAGAGGATGGCCAAATGATTATGTATCCTGACCATGATCACCAAGTTGATAAAAGCTTGCTATCGCTTGTTAAGTCCGATAGGGCTGGTTTACATGTAAGAGACTCTCAGGGCCGGTGGATTCTTGTGGACGGAGATCTGGGACCTCAGGAAGCTATTGTTTTTCCTGGGCTTGCTCTTTATCAAGCAACTGCAGGATATGTAAACCCTGCATTGCTCAAAACTGAGATTAATATGGAGGCTAATATGTATGGACGATGTTCTTTAGCCTTCAAACTTTTGCCTAAATCAATGACCAATTTGGATTGTTCAGAAATGCGAGCAGCAGGTTACGGAATTGAAGCTCAGTTTCAGCTTCCTGTCCCAGTGGATGATTTTATGCAAAGATCTCACCCAACAGATCATCTCTTTAACAGGCCTAGTTTGCAGTGCTTCAATTTCCAACCAACACATGATG AGAGAAGGAAGCAAAATCCCAAAAGCAAACCTTTGCCACCTTCCAAGAGGTTAAGGCTTGAGGCTCAAAGAGTTTTGAAAGAAAGGGTCCAGGATATTGCTGATAAGAAAGGCATCAAGCTGCGGTTCTGTAATCTCAAGGAATGTGAAAGTCACATTCACAGCATTGATAGCCCATGTGCAAATATACGAATGGAGATAGGGTGGCCACTTGGTGTTCCATTTGTCCATCCCCATGATTTACCTAACAAGGCAAAGCTGGGTTTTCTTGAAGCGTATGAACCTGGTTGGACAGAAGCCCATCAAAACTCAGACAG GAATCAGTCCCCCCTGACTTCCAACGTATGGGCAGCATAA
- the LOC100788178 gene encoding uncharacterized protein isoform X2, which yields MADSDPPSLGRVKLTDLVPWNGLASDSYKISVSILSHSLAQFSAVIVQFPASDGAILRSGLESARMYFHQRETYPPADIINPGLPDIFALFGKAARDILDAISYHLNIRSSPFVEIVDNVPLRNREISSSVLSVCCHARPSFQGPQHHNNITTTQEDGQMIMYPDHDHQVDKSLLSLVKSDRAGLHVRDSQGRWILVDGDLGPQEAIVFPGLALYQATAGYVNPALLKTEINMEANMYGRCSLAFKLLPKSMTNLDCSEMRAAGYGIEAQFQLPVPVDDFMQRSHPTDHLFNRPSLQCFNFQPTHDERRKQNPKSKPLPPSKRLRLEAQRVLKERVQDIADKKGIKLRFCNLKECESHIHSIDSPCANIRMEIGWPLGVPFVHPHDLPNKAKLGFLEAYEPGWTEAHQNSDRLVNTQLTLTATLLLQVSCPYDNAYSTLYLKL from the exons ATGGCAGATAGTGACCCTCCATCTTTAGGTCGTGTGAAGCTTACTGATTTAGTCCCTTGGAACGGGCTAGCATCTGATTCCTATAAAATATCAGTTTCAATTTTGTCACATTCTCTGGCTCAGTTTTCTGCAGTCATCGTTCAGTTTCCAGCAAGTGACGGGGCTATTCTGCGATCTGGTTTAGAATCTGCTCGCATGTATTTCCACCAAAGGGAAACGTATCCACCTGCAGATATAATCAATCCTG GGTTGCCAGACATATTTGCCTTATTTGGAAAAGCAGCAAGGGATATTCTGGATGCAATTAGCTACCATTTGAATATACGCAGCTCTCCGTTTGTAGAAATAGTGGATAATGTTCCACTGAGAAATAGGGAAATTTCATCTTCTGTTTTGTCTGTTTGTTGTCATGCAAGGCCATCATTTCAGGGGCCACAGCATCATAATAATATAACTACTACCCAAGAGGATGGCCAAATGATTATGTATCCTGACCATGATCACCAAGTTGATAAAAGCTTGCTATCGCTTGTTAAGTCCGATAGGGCTGGTTTACATGTAAGAGACTCTCAGGGCCGGTGGATTCTTGTGGACGGAGATCTGGGACCTCAGGAAGCTATTGTTTTTCCTGGGCTTGCTCTTTATCAAGCAACTGCAGGATATGTAAACCCTGCATTGCTCAAAACTGAGATTAATATGGAGGCTAATATGTATGGACGATGTTCTTTAGCCTTCAAACTTTTGCCTAAATCAATGACCAATTTGGATTGTTCAGAAATGCGAGCAGCAGGTTACGGAATTGAAGCTCAGTTTCAGCTTCCTGTCCCAGTGGATGATTTTATGCAAAGATCTCACCCAACAGATCATCTCTTTAACAGGCCTAGTTTGCAGTGCTTCAATTTCCAACCAACACATGATG AGAGAAGGAAGCAAAATCCCAAAAGCAAACCTTTGCCACCTTCCAAGAGGTTAAGGCTTGAGGCTCAAAGAGTTTTGAAAGAAAGGGTCCAGGATATTGCTGATAAGAAAGGCATCAAGCTGCGGTTCTGTAATCTCAAGGAATGTGAAAGTCACATTCACAGCATTGATAGCCCATGTGCAAATATACGAATGGAGATAGGGTGGCCACTTGGTGTTCCATTTGTCCATCCCCATGATTTACCTAACAAGGCAAAGCTGGGTTTTCTTGAAGCGTATGAACCTGGTTGGACAGAAGCCCATCAAAACTCAGACAGGCTAGTCAACACTCAGCTAACTTTAACTGCAACTCTCCTTTTGCAAGTTTCATGTCCATATGATAATGCATATTCTACTTTATATTTAAAACTGTAA
- the LOC100306104 gene encoding protein Iojap-like, translated as MLPSSTVLSLAGTGAGVPVSFSGKLGHLETKFSPRPRKVFSRSCIKGLPLQQNTVNGLKSKKRNTHSSFALGKNAEDSFLSDVNGDTDEMYDELINNYGKVVFSRKDKKPASAEIDDDAESLSFAVELATVASEVKAGDIKVLFVKPLVYWTRFFIIATAFSRPQIDAIGSRIRDRAEKKYGKIPTGDTKPNSWTLLDFGDVVVHIFLPSQRAFYNLEEFYGNATPVELPFENQPPPFRI; from the exons ATGCTACCATCATCCACTGTCCTGTCTCTCGCCGGAACCGGCGCCGGCGTTCCGGTGAGCTTTTCCGGCAAACTGGGTCACCTCGAAACCAAGTTTTCTCCAAGACCCAGAAAGGTTTTCAGCCGTTCGTGCATAAAGgggcttcctttacaacaaaacaCCGTCAATGGTTTAAAATCGAAGAAGAGAAACACACATTCGAGCTTCGCGTTGGGTAAAAATGCCGAAGACAGCTTTTTATcg GATGTAAATGGAGACACCGATGAGATGTAcgatgaattaattaataattatggaAAAGTGGTATTTAGTAGAAAAGACAAAAAGCCTGCTAGCGCAGAGATTGACGATGATGCTGAAAGCCTGTCAT TTGCTGTGGAATTGGCCACGGTTGCAAGTGAGGTTAAGGCAGGAGATATAAAGGTCTTATTTGTGAAGCCACTTGTTTACTGGACTCGATTTTTTATCATAGCTACAGCATTTTCTCGTCCCCAGATTGATGCTATCGG GTCCAGAATTAGAGATCGAGCTGAGAAGAAATATGGAAAAATTCCAACCGGAGACACAAAACCCAACTCATGGACTCTGTTGGACTTCG GTGATGTTGTTGTCCACATCTTCCTTCCCTCACAGAGAGCTTTCTACAATTTGGAAGAATTTTATGGTAATGCAACACCAGTAGAGCTGCCTTTTGAAAATCAACCACCACCATTTCGCATTTGA
- the LOC100788178 gene encoding uncharacterized protein isoform X1, whose amino-acid sequence MADSDPPSLGRVKLTDLVPWNGLASDSYKISVSILSHSLAQFSAVIVQFPASDGAILRSGLESARMYFHQRETYPPADIINPAGLPDIFALFGKAARDILDAISYHLNIRSSPFVEIVDNVPLRNREISSSVLSVCCHARPSFQGPQHHNNITTTQEDGQMIMYPDHDHQVDKSLLSLVKSDRAGLHVRDSQGRWILVDGDLGPQEAIVFPGLALYQATAGYVNPALLKTEINMEANMYGRCSLAFKLLPKSMTNLDCSEMRAAGYGIEAQFQLPVPVDDFMQRSHPTDHLFNRPSLQCFNFQPTHDERRKQNPKSKPLPPSKRLRLEAQRVLKERVQDIADKKGIKLRFCNLKECESHIHSIDSPCANIRMEIGWPLGVPFVHPHDLPNKAKLGFLEAYEPGWTEAHQNSDRLVNTQLTLTATLLLQVSCPYDNAYSTLYLKL is encoded by the exons ATGGCAGATAGTGACCCTCCATCTTTAGGTCGTGTGAAGCTTACTGATTTAGTCCCTTGGAACGGGCTAGCATCTGATTCCTATAAAATATCAGTTTCAATTTTGTCACATTCTCTGGCTCAGTTTTCTGCAGTCATCGTTCAGTTTCCAGCAAGTGACGGGGCTATTCTGCGATCTGGTTTAGAATCTGCTCGCATGTATTTCCACCAAAGGGAAACGTATCCACCTGCAGATATAATCAATCCTG caGGGTTGCCAGACATATTTGCCTTATTTGGAAAAGCAGCAAGGGATATTCTGGATGCAATTAGCTACCATTTGAATATACGCAGCTCTCCGTTTGTAGAAATAGTGGATAATGTTCCACTGAGAAATAGGGAAATTTCATCTTCTGTTTTGTCTGTTTGTTGTCATGCAAGGCCATCATTTCAGGGGCCACAGCATCATAATAATATAACTACTACCCAAGAGGATGGCCAAATGATTATGTATCCTGACCATGATCACCAAGTTGATAAAAGCTTGCTATCGCTTGTTAAGTCCGATAGGGCTGGTTTACATGTAAGAGACTCTCAGGGCCGGTGGATTCTTGTGGACGGAGATCTGGGACCTCAGGAAGCTATTGTTTTTCCTGGGCTTGCTCTTTATCAAGCAACTGCAGGATATGTAAACCCTGCATTGCTCAAAACTGAGATTAATATGGAGGCTAATATGTATGGACGATGTTCTTTAGCCTTCAAACTTTTGCCTAAATCAATGACCAATTTGGATTGTTCAGAAATGCGAGCAGCAGGTTACGGAATTGAAGCTCAGTTTCAGCTTCCTGTCCCAGTGGATGATTTTATGCAAAGATCTCACCCAACAGATCATCTCTTTAACAGGCCTAGTTTGCAGTGCTTCAATTTCCAACCAACACATGATG AGAGAAGGAAGCAAAATCCCAAAAGCAAACCTTTGCCACCTTCCAAGAGGTTAAGGCTTGAGGCTCAAAGAGTTTTGAAAGAAAGGGTCCAGGATATTGCTGATAAGAAAGGCATCAAGCTGCGGTTCTGTAATCTCAAGGAATGTGAAAGTCACATTCACAGCATTGATAGCCCATGTGCAAATATACGAATGGAGATAGGGTGGCCACTTGGTGTTCCATTTGTCCATCCCCATGATTTACCTAACAAGGCAAAGCTGGGTTTTCTTGAAGCGTATGAACCTGGTTGGACAGAAGCCCATCAAAACTCAGACAGGCTAGTCAACACTCAGCTAACTTTAACTGCAACTCTCCTTTTGCAAGTTTCATGTCCATATGATAATGCATATTCTACTTTATATTTAAAACTGTAA
- the LOC100783566 gene encoding serine/arginine-rich splicing factor SR45 produces MAKPGRGRRSPSGSVSGSSSRSSSPSDSRSSSRSRSLSRSRSPSRSRSSSPSSSSSSRSSRSRSPPPQRRRSPADATRRGRSPPPQSKRASPPPRKPSPVRESLVLHVEKLSRNVNEGHLKEIFSNFGEVISVELAMDRTVNLPKGYGYVQFKTRGDAEKALLYMDGAQIDGNVIKARFTLPPRQKVSPPPKASAVAPKRDTPRADNASADVDKDGPKRQRESSPRRKPPPSPRRRSPVPRRAGSPRRPDSPRRRADSPVRRRLDSPYRRGGDTPPRRRPVSPGRGRSPSPPRRLRSPARLSPRRIRGSPGRRRSPPPPPRRRSPPRRPRSPPRRSPIGRRRTRSPIRRSARSRSRSFSPRRGRPPVRRGRSSSYSDSPSPRKVSRRSKSRSPRRPLRGRGSSNSSSSSSPPPPPPPPTRKP; encoded by the exons ATGGCGAAACCTGGGCGAGGTCGTCGCTCTCCCTCCGGTTCCGTTTCCGGCTCCTCCTCTCGCTCCTCTTCCCCCTCCGACTCTCGTTCCTCCTCTCGCTCGCGCTCCCTTTCTCGGTCCCGTTCTCCCTCGCGCTCCAGATCCTCTtccccctcctcctcctcttcctcccgAAGCTCCCGCAGCCGCAGCCCTCCCCCGCAGAGGCGCCGAAG TCCTGCTGACGCAACTAGGCGAGGTCGGTCTCCTCCACCTCAGTCTAAGAGAGCTTCACCTCCCCCAAG GAAACCTTCTCCTGTACGCGAGTCACTTGTTCTTCATGTAGAAAAGCTCAGCAGAAATGTCAATGAAGGGCACTTGAAAGAAATTTTCA GTAACTTTGGTGAGGTTATAAGTGTCGAGTTGGCAATGGATCGAACT GTCAATCTTCCAAAAGGGTATGGATATGTGCAGTTCAAGACAAGAGGGGATGCTGAAAAGGCATTATTGTACATGGATGGT GCCCAAATAGATGGCAATGTCATCAAGGCAAGATTTACTCTACCTCCAAGGCAGAAAGTTTCACCACCCCCAAAGGCTTCTGCTGTTGCTCCAAAGAGAGACACCCCCAGGGCTGATAATGCTAGTGCAGATGTTGACAAGGATGGACCAAAGCGGCAAAGAGAAT CTTCTCCTCGTAGAAAACCTCCTCCCTCACCACGGAGGAGATCTCCTGTACCTAGAAGAGCTGGATCTCCAAGACGACCAGATTCTCCACGTCGCCGTGCAGATTCTCCTGTTCGTCGCCGATTAGACTCTCCTTATCGTCGTGGAGGAGACACACCTCCTAGGAGGCGGCCTGTGTCTCCTGGAAGAGGTCGTTCTCCATCTCCACCTAGACGCCTTAGATCCCCTGCAAG GCTGTCACCTAGAAGGATACGTGGAAGTCCAGGTCGAAGACGTTCACCTCCACCTCCTCCCAGGCGCCG ATCACCACCTAGACGACCACGTAGTCCTCCTAGAAGGTCTCCAATTGGTCGTAGACGTACTCGCTCTCCAATACGTAGGTCTGCACGCTCACGCTCAAGGTCATTCTCACCTCGCAG AGGTAGACCACCAGTTAGACGTGGAAGGTCATCATCCTACTCTGATTCACCTAGTCCACGCAAG GTATCCCGGAGATCAAAGAGTCGGAGCCCAAGAAG GCCTTTGAGAGGAAGAGGCAGTagcaacagcagcagcagcagttcaccaccaccaccaccaccaccaccaactcGCAAGCCATAG
- the LOC100788178 gene encoding uncharacterized protein isoform X5: MADSDPPSLGRVKLTDLVPWNGLASDSYKISVSILSHSLAQFSAVIVQFPASDGAILRSGLESARMYFHQRETYPPADIINPAGLPDIFALFGKAARDILDAISYHLNIRSSPFVEIVDNVPLRNREISSSVLSVCCHARPSFQGPQHHNNITTTQEDGQMIMYPDHDHQVDKSLLSLVKSDRAGLHVRDSQGRWILVDGDLGPQEAIVFPGLALYQATAGYVNPALLKTEINMEANMYGRCSLAFKLLPKSMTNLDCSEMRAAGYGIEAQFQLPVPVDDFMQRSHPTDHLFNRPSLQCFNFQPTHDERRKQNPKSKPLPPSKRLRLEAQRVLKERVQDIADKKGIKLRFCNLKECESHIHSIDSPCANIRMEIGWPLGVPFVHPHDLPNKAKLGFLEAYEPGWTEAHQNSDRVMKRLREVEA; this comes from the exons ATGGCAGATAGTGACCCTCCATCTTTAGGTCGTGTGAAGCTTACTGATTTAGTCCCTTGGAACGGGCTAGCATCTGATTCCTATAAAATATCAGTTTCAATTTTGTCACATTCTCTGGCTCAGTTTTCTGCAGTCATCGTTCAGTTTCCAGCAAGTGACGGGGCTATTCTGCGATCTGGTTTAGAATCTGCTCGCATGTATTTCCACCAAAGGGAAACGTATCCACCTGCAGATATAATCAATCCTG caGGGTTGCCAGACATATTTGCCTTATTTGGAAAAGCAGCAAGGGATATTCTGGATGCAATTAGCTACCATTTGAATATACGCAGCTCTCCGTTTGTAGAAATAGTGGATAATGTTCCACTGAGAAATAGGGAAATTTCATCTTCTGTTTTGTCTGTTTGTTGTCATGCAAGGCCATCATTTCAGGGGCCACAGCATCATAATAATATAACTACTACCCAAGAGGATGGCCAAATGATTATGTATCCTGACCATGATCACCAAGTTGATAAAAGCTTGCTATCGCTTGTTAAGTCCGATAGGGCTGGTTTACATGTAAGAGACTCTCAGGGCCGGTGGATTCTTGTGGACGGAGATCTGGGACCTCAGGAAGCTATTGTTTTTCCTGGGCTTGCTCTTTATCAAGCAACTGCAGGATATGTAAACCCTGCATTGCTCAAAACTGAGATTAATATGGAGGCTAATATGTATGGACGATGTTCTTTAGCCTTCAAACTTTTGCCTAAATCAATGACCAATTTGGATTGTTCAGAAATGCGAGCAGCAGGTTACGGAATTGAAGCTCAGTTTCAGCTTCCTGTCCCAGTGGATGATTTTATGCAAAGATCTCACCCAACAGATCATCTCTTTAACAGGCCTAGTTTGCAGTGCTTCAATTTCCAACCAACACATGATG AGAGAAGGAAGCAAAATCCCAAAAGCAAACCTTTGCCACCTTCCAAGAGGTTAAGGCTTGAGGCTCAAAGAGTTTTGAAAGAAAGGGTCCAGGATATTGCTGATAAGAAAGGCATCAAGCTGCGGTTCTGTAATCTCAAGGAATGTGAAAGTCACATTCACAGCATTGATAGCCCATGTGCAAATATACGAATGGAGATAGGGTGGCCACTTGGTGTTCCATTTGTCCATCCCCATGATTTACCTAACAAGGCAAAGCTGGGTTTTCTTGAAGCGTATGAACCTGGTTGGACAGAAGCCCATCAAAACTCAGACAG gGTGATGAAAAGGTTAAGGGAAGTTGAAGCTTaa